The Brachyhypopomus gauderio isolate BG-103 chromosome 7, BGAUD_0.2, whole genome shotgun sequence genome has a window encoding:
- the col28a1b gene encoding collagen, type XXVIII, alpha 1b isoform X1 codes for MKATMSRWLLLHLALLMLSNKVEGQKKTKLATKTNNISTSDETVLLCALDVAFILDSSESALAFHFERERKFARSFSRLVTQTQVSGWHVKTRLAALQYSSSVSVVQSFVNWRDLDTFLGRVDAMAYIGQGTYSSYAISNATELFVRETKKEHVRVALLITDGVDHPRNPDVIAAAAEAKSHNIKLFTISLSNKGRHSDNMAKLRAMASTPSRQFVHSLSDSDLEERLHQEIKSVANEECPRLQACSCEKGDRGPPGSPGKKGEQGHGGLPGPKGPKGDPGLEGRPGLEGHEGQPGFKGDKGDIGECGAPGDRGTMGLQGPPGPRGTRGEEGHRGPPGDEGPEGQAGPKGDRGPPGAVGLQGDIGIGFPGPKGERGIQGRPGPVGPVGIGEAGLPGRPGFLGPQGFPGPPGEGLPGAKGERGYNGSVGVRGPPGFGIKGEKGSVGPSGPPGPVGTPGFGFQGEKGSQGPAGPPGPRGVQGIGTIGEKGDRGLPGERGTPGQTSVGEPGPKGHPGTQGAAGEPGVPGEDGPVGPKGEIGFPGPRGQDGPPGKGLPGDKGDRGERGGRGLPGPPGMLGPAGPKGIPGALGAQGHIGPPGRGIPGAKGDPGQPGPSGPVGEAGIGIIGPKGERGLPGPMGAPGQKGDGYPGPPGPLGMPGPIGETGPEGRGLDGPKGDRGPAGSPGPRGPPGTGLTGTKGSGGRTGLPGPPGLPGEGIQGPKGDAGFQGLSGPRGSPGEGLPGQKGDRGVRGEHGSRGDQGRTGEPGQTGPAGRPGPKGEPGLTREDVVKLIKAICGCGMTCRVSPLDLVFVIDSSESIGPDNFKIMKDFVNSLIDRVSVSPNKTHVGVVVFSHLAVVVNSLDHQSSSNDIKAAVRRMPYMGEGTYTGSAINQANRLFLSARPGVRKVALVLTDGQADKRDVVSLQDAVKDAHAAEIETFVIAIMNQSDPLYADFQKELELIASDPDEDHIYPVDDFNTLPALEGKLLSKLCESSDQLLFSGTFNSNLLPISETTSQPEEHWKHPQTHTFDGEHSTQVRTQPGSRGEPNVLPDLEDTGGTMAPPSREDPLILDDLWWSSHGIHPERTAPRPDHQTQPPLTRVQDDFHQEERCVESLDPGPCRQYVVKWYYDPKVNLCSRFWYGGCHGNRNRFDTETSCRKSCETG; via the exons ATGAAGGCAACCATGTCAAGGTGGTTGCTGCTGCATTTAGCATTGTTAATGCTTTCAAACAAAGTTGAAGGCCAGAAGAAAACAAAACTTGCAACCAAGACGAACAACATCTCGACAAGCGATGAGACCG TGCTGCTGTGTGCGCTAGACGTCGCGTTCATTCTGGACAGTTCGGAGAGCGCTCTGGCGTTCCACTTCGAGCGCGAGAGGAAGTTCGCGCGCTCTTTCAGCCGTCTCGTGACGCAGACGCAAGTGTCCGGCTGGCACGTGAAGACGCGATTAGCTGCGCTCCAATACAGCAGCTCCGTCTCCGTCGTCCAAAGTTTCGTGAACTGGCGCGACCTGGACACGTTTTTGGGCCGGGTCGATGCCATGGCCTACATCGGCCAGGGGACGTATTCGTCTTACGCAATCAGCAACGCCACAGAACTGTTCGTCCGGGAGACCAAGAAGGAGCACGTGAGGGTGGCGCTCCTCATTACAGATGGTGTCGACCATCCTCGCAATCCTGACGTCATAGCAGCGGCCGCCGAGGCCAAAAGTCACAACATTAAACTGTTTACAATAAGTTTATCCAACAAGGGGCGTCACAGCGACAACATGGCCAAGCTGCGCGCCATGGCGAGCACCCCCTCCAGACAGTTTGTACACAGCCTCAGTGACTCAGACCTGGAGGAAAGACTCCATCAGGAGATT AAATCAGTGGCAAATGAAGAA TGTCCACGGCTCCAGGCATGTTCGTGTGAGAAAGGAGACAGAGGACCTCCAGGGAGCCCG GGCAAAAAGGGTGAGCAGGGGCACGGGGGTCTGCCTGGTCCCAAAGGTCCAAAg GGAGATCCCGGACTTGAAGGCCGTCCAGGGCTAGAGGGCCATGAG GGGCAACCTGGGTTCAAAGGTGATAAG GGGGACATAGGAGAATGCGGGGCTCCTGGAGACAGAGGAACTATG GGCCTTCAGGGACCTCCAGGACCAAGGGGCACCAGAGGAGAGGAG GGTCACCGAGGGCCACCGGGGGACGAAGGACCGGAAGGACAGGCAGGTCCCAAA GGAGATCGTGGCCCACCTGGTGCAGTTGGTCTTCAAGGGGACATTGGCATCGGATTCCCTGGTCCAAAG ggggagagggggatcCAGGGAAGGCCCGGTCCAGTGGGCCCAGTCGGAATAGGAGAAGCAGGCCTACCT GGACGACCAGGGTTTCTGGGACCTCAGGGGTTCCCTGGTCCCCCAGGGGAGGGACTTCCAGGAGCAAAG GGAGAGCGAGGCTACAATGGTTCTGTGGGAGTGCGCGGACCTCCAGGCTTTGGTATTAAGGGTGAAAAG GGCAGCGTAGGTCCTTCAGGTCCTCCTGGACCAGTGGGGACTCCTGGATTTGGGTTTCAAGGAGAAAAG GGCAGTCAGGGGCCCGCCGGGCCTCCTGGACCCAGAGGGGTCCAAGGAATAGGAACCATTGGAGAGAAG GGAGATCGGGGCTTACCAGGAGAACGCGGAACCCCCGGACAGACGAGTGTGGGTGAACCAGGACCCAAA GGTCATCCTGGCACTCAGGGTGCAGCAGGTGAACCAGGTGTGCCAGGGGAAGATGGACCTGTGGGACCAAAG GGAGAGATAGGCTTTCCCGGACCTAGAGGACAAGACGGACCACCCGGTAAAGGTCTTCCTGGAGATAAG GGGGACCGaggtgagagaggagggaggggactACCAGGACCTCCAGGGATGCTGGGCCCAGCCGGGCCCAAG GGAATACCAGGAGCTTTGGGAGCTCAAGGACATATTGGTCCACCAGGGAGGGGTATTCCAGGTGCCAAG GGGGATCCCGGACAACCTGGACCTTCAGGGCCTGTCGGGGAAGCAGGAATAGGAATCATAGGTCCCAAG GGTGAAAGAGGATTACCAGGACCAATGGGAGCCCCTGGGCAGAAGGGAGACGGCTACCCTGGACCTCCT GGTCCTCTGGGCATGCCAGGACCAATAGGAGAGACCGGGccagaggggcggggcttagatgGACCAAAG GGGGACAGAGGCCCTGCAGGTTCTCCTGGGCCACGGGGACCACCAGGCACTGGATTAACAGGCACAAAG GGCTCCGGCGGTCGCACCGGTCTGCCTGGTCCACCAGGACTGCCAGGAGAGGGCATACAAGGTCCAAAG GGAGACGCTGGGTTCCAGGGATTATCGGGCCCCCGAGGCTCCCCAGGAGAGGGGCTTCCTGGGCAGAAG GGTGACCGTGGGGTCAGGGGAGAACATGGATCCAGAGGGGACCAAGGCAGAACAGGGGAGCCCGGACAGACGGGGCCAGCG GGTAGACCAGGACCAAAAGGGGAACCAGGACTTACT AGGGAAGACGTTGTCAAATTAATTAAAGCGATTTGTG GTTGTGGAATGACGTGCAGAGTTAGTCCCCTGGATTTGGTGTTTGTGATTGACAGCTCGGAGAGCATCGGCCCAGACAACTTCAAAATCATGAAAGACTTTGTGAACTCTCTGATTGACCGCGTGTCTGTCAGTCCCAACAAGACGCACGTAGGCGTGGTGGTCTTCAGTCACTTGGCTGTGGTTGTCAACAGCCTGGACCACCAATCCAGCAGCAACGACATTAAAGCAGCAGTGCGTAGAATGCCCTACATGGGGGAGGGCACCTACACAGGAAGTGCCATCAATCAGGCCAATCGGCTCTTCCTCTCGGCGCGTCCTGGCGTGAGGAAAGTGGCGTTGGTGCTAACGGACGGGCAGGCCGACAAACGTGACGTCGTGAGCCTGCAGGATGCTGTGAAGGACGCCCACGCCGCTGAAATCGAAACGTTTGTCATCGCCATTATGAATCAGAGTGACCCCCTCTACGCAGACTTCCAGAAAGAGCTGGAATTGATAGCATCCGACCCAGATGAAGATCACATCTATCCAGTCGACGACTTCAATACACTTCCTG CACTTGAGGGCAAGCTGCTTTCAAAGCTATGTGAGAGCAGTGATCAGTTGCTATTCAGTGGGACATTCAACTCCAACCTTCTCCCGATCTCTGAGACCACCTCTCAACCTGAGGAACATTGGAAGCACCCGCAAACACACACTTTTGATggagaacacagcacacaggtgagaacacag CCAGGATCACGGGGAGAGCCAAACGTGCTGCCGGACCTCGAGGACACGGGTGGTACCATGGCCCCACCATCCAGAGAGGACCCTCTCATCCTGGATGACCTCTGGTGGTCCTCACACGGCATCCATCCGGAGAGAACAGCCCCACGTCCGGATCATCAGACCCAGCCACCACTGACACGAGTTCAGGATGATTTCCATCAAG AGGAGCGCTGCGTGGAGTCGCTGGATCCCGGGCCCTGTCGGCAGTACGTGGTGAAGTGGTACTACGATCCCAAGGTCAACTTGTGCAGCCGGTTTTGGTACGGAGGCTGCCATGGCAACCGGAACCGGTTTGACACAGAGACGAGTTGCCGGAAATCCTGCGAGACAGGTTAA
- the col28a1b gene encoding collagen, type XXVIII, alpha 1b isoform X2, translated as MKATMSRWLLLHLALLMLSNKVEGQKKTKLATKTNNISTSDETVLLCALDVAFILDSSESALAFHFERERKFARSFSRLVTQTQVSGWHVKTRLAALQYSSSVSVVQSFVNWRDLDTFLGRVDAMAYIGQGTYSSYAISNATELFVRETKKEHVRVALLITDGVDHPRNPDVIAAAAEAKSHNIKLFTISLSNKGRHSDNMAKLRAMASTPSRQFVHSLSDSDLEERLHQEIKSVANEECPRLQACSCEKGDRGPPGSPGKKGEQGHGGLPGPKGPKGDPGLEGRPGLEGHEGQPGFKGDKGDIGECGAPGDRGTMGLQGPPGPRGTRGEEGHRGPPGDEGPEGQAGPKGDRGPPGAVGLQGDIGIGFPGPKGERGIQGRPGPVGPVGIGEAGLPGRPGFLGPQGFPGPPGEGLPGAKGERGYNGSVGVRGPPGFGIKGEKGSVGPSGPPGPVGTPGFGFQGEKGSQGPAGPPGPRGVQGIGTIGEKGDRGLPGERGTPGQTSVGEPGPKGHPGTQGAAGEPGVPGEDGPVGPKGEIGFPGPRGQDGPPGKGLPGDKGDRGERGGRGLPGPPGMLGPAGPKGIPGALGAQGHIGPPGRGIPGAKGDPGQPGPSGPVGEAGIGIIGPKGERGLPGPMGAPGQKGDGYPGPPGPLGMPGPIGETGPEGRGLDGPKGDRGPAGSPGPRGPPGTGLTGTKGSGGRTGLPGPPGLPGEGIQGPKGDAGFQGLSGPRGSPGEGLPGQKGDRGVRGEHGSRGDQGRTGEPGQTGPAGRPGPKGEPGLTREDVVKLIKAICGCGMTCRVSPLDLVFVIDSSESIGPDNFKIMKDFVNSLIDRVSVSPNKTHVGVVVFSHLAVVVNSLDHQSSSNDIKAAVRRMPYMGEGTYTGSAINQANRLFLSARPGVRKVALVLTDGQADKRDVVSLQDAVKDAHAAEIETFVIAIMNQSDPLYADFQKELELIASDPDEDHIYPVDDFNTLPALEGKLLSKLCESSDQLLFSGTFNSNLLPISETTSQPEEHWKHPQTHTFDGEHSTQPGSRGEPNVLPDLEDTGGTMAPPSREDPLILDDLWWSSHGIHPERTAPRPDHQTQPPLTRVQDDFHQEERCVESLDPGPCRQYVVKWYYDPKVNLCSRFWYGGCHGNRNRFDTETSCRKSCETG; from the exons ATGAAGGCAACCATGTCAAGGTGGTTGCTGCTGCATTTAGCATTGTTAATGCTTTCAAACAAAGTTGAAGGCCAGAAGAAAACAAAACTTGCAACCAAGACGAACAACATCTCGACAAGCGATGAGACCG TGCTGCTGTGTGCGCTAGACGTCGCGTTCATTCTGGACAGTTCGGAGAGCGCTCTGGCGTTCCACTTCGAGCGCGAGAGGAAGTTCGCGCGCTCTTTCAGCCGTCTCGTGACGCAGACGCAAGTGTCCGGCTGGCACGTGAAGACGCGATTAGCTGCGCTCCAATACAGCAGCTCCGTCTCCGTCGTCCAAAGTTTCGTGAACTGGCGCGACCTGGACACGTTTTTGGGCCGGGTCGATGCCATGGCCTACATCGGCCAGGGGACGTATTCGTCTTACGCAATCAGCAACGCCACAGAACTGTTCGTCCGGGAGACCAAGAAGGAGCACGTGAGGGTGGCGCTCCTCATTACAGATGGTGTCGACCATCCTCGCAATCCTGACGTCATAGCAGCGGCCGCCGAGGCCAAAAGTCACAACATTAAACTGTTTACAATAAGTTTATCCAACAAGGGGCGTCACAGCGACAACATGGCCAAGCTGCGCGCCATGGCGAGCACCCCCTCCAGACAGTTTGTACACAGCCTCAGTGACTCAGACCTGGAGGAAAGACTCCATCAGGAGATT AAATCAGTGGCAAATGAAGAA TGTCCACGGCTCCAGGCATGTTCGTGTGAGAAAGGAGACAGAGGACCTCCAGGGAGCCCG GGCAAAAAGGGTGAGCAGGGGCACGGGGGTCTGCCTGGTCCCAAAGGTCCAAAg GGAGATCCCGGACTTGAAGGCCGTCCAGGGCTAGAGGGCCATGAG GGGCAACCTGGGTTCAAAGGTGATAAG GGGGACATAGGAGAATGCGGGGCTCCTGGAGACAGAGGAACTATG GGCCTTCAGGGACCTCCAGGACCAAGGGGCACCAGAGGAGAGGAG GGTCACCGAGGGCCACCGGGGGACGAAGGACCGGAAGGACAGGCAGGTCCCAAA GGAGATCGTGGCCCACCTGGTGCAGTTGGTCTTCAAGGGGACATTGGCATCGGATTCCCTGGTCCAAAG ggggagagggggatcCAGGGAAGGCCCGGTCCAGTGGGCCCAGTCGGAATAGGAGAAGCAGGCCTACCT GGACGACCAGGGTTTCTGGGACCTCAGGGGTTCCCTGGTCCCCCAGGGGAGGGACTTCCAGGAGCAAAG GGAGAGCGAGGCTACAATGGTTCTGTGGGAGTGCGCGGACCTCCAGGCTTTGGTATTAAGGGTGAAAAG GGCAGCGTAGGTCCTTCAGGTCCTCCTGGACCAGTGGGGACTCCTGGATTTGGGTTTCAAGGAGAAAAG GGCAGTCAGGGGCCCGCCGGGCCTCCTGGACCCAGAGGGGTCCAAGGAATAGGAACCATTGGAGAGAAG GGAGATCGGGGCTTACCAGGAGAACGCGGAACCCCCGGACAGACGAGTGTGGGTGAACCAGGACCCAAA GGTCATCCTGGCACTCAGGGTGCAGCAGGTGAACCAGGTGTGCCAGGGGAAGATGGACCTGTGGGACCAAAG GGAGAGATAGGCTTTCCCGGACCTAGAGGACAAGACGGACCACCCGGTAAAGGTCTTCCTGGAGATAAG GGGGACCGaggtgagagaggagggaggggactACCAGGACCTCCAGGGATGCTGGGCCCAGCCGGGCCCAAG GGAATACCAGGAGCTTTGGGAGCTCAAGGACATATTGGTCCACCAGGGAGGGGTATTCCAGGTGCCAAG GGGGATCCCGGACAACCTGGACCTTCAGGGCCTGTCGGGGAAGCAGGAATAGGAATCATAGGTCCCAAG GGTGAAAGAGGATTACCAGGACCAATGGGAGCCCCTGGGCAGAAGGGAGACGGCTACCCTGGACCTCCT GGTCCTCTGGGCATGCCAGGACCAATAGGAGAGACCGGGccagaggggcggggcttagatgGACCAAAG GGGGACAGAGGCCCTGCAGGTTCTCCTGGGCCACGGGGACCACCAGGCACTGGATTAACAGGCACAAAG GGCTCCGGCGGTCGCACCGGTCTGCCTGGTCCACCAGGACTGCCAGGAGAGGGCATACAAGGTCCAAAG GGAGACGCTGGGTTCCAGGGATTATCGGGCCCCCGAGGCTCCCCAGGAGAGGGGCTTCCTGGGCAGAAG GGTGACCGTGGGGTCAGGGGAGAACATGGATCCAGAGGGGACCAAGGCAGAACAGGGGAGCCCGGACAGACGGGGCCAGCG GGTAGACCAGGACCAAAAGGGGAACCAGGACTTACT AGGGAAGACGTTGTCAAATTAATTAAAGCGATTTGTG GTTGTGGAATGACGTGCAGAGTTAGTCCCCTGGATTTGGTGTTTGTGATTGACAGCTCGGAGAGCATCGGCCCAGACAACTTCAAAATCATGAAAGACTTTGTGAACTCTCTGATTGACCGCGTGTCTGTCAGTCCCAACAAGACGCACGTAGGCGTGGTGGTCTTCAGTCACTTGGCTGTGGTTGTCAACAGCCTGGACCACCAATCCAGCAGCAACGACATTAAAGCAGCAGTGCGTAGAATGCCCTACATGGGGGAGGGCACCTACACAGGAAGTGCCATCAATCAGGCCAATCGGCTCTTCCTCTCGGCGCGTCCTGGCGTGAGGAAAGTGGCGTTGGTGCTAACGGACGGGCAGGCCGACAAACGTGACGTCGTGAGCCTGCAGGATGCTGTGAAGGACGCCCACGCCGCTGAAATCGAAACGTTTGTCATCGCCATTATGAATCAGAGTGACCCCCTCTACGCAGACTTCCAGAAAGAGCTGGAATTGATAGCATCCGACCCAGATGAAGATCACATCTATCCAGTCGACGACTTCAATACACTTCCTG CACTTGAGGGCAAGCTGCTTTCAAAGCTATGTGAGAGCAGTGATCAGTTGCTATTCAGTGGGACATTCAACTCCAACCTTCTCCCGATCTCTGAGACCACCTCTCAACCTGAGGAACATTGGAAGCACCCGCAAACACACACTTTTGATggagaacacagcacacag CCAGGATCACGGGGAGAGCCAAACGTGCTGCCGGACCTCGAGGACACGGGTGGTACCATGGCCCCACCATCCAGAGAGGACCCTCTCATCCTGGATGACCTCTGGTGGTCCTCACACGGCATCCATCCGGAGAGAACAGCCCCACGTCCGGATCATCAGACCCAGCCACCACTGACACGAGTTCAGGATGATTTCCATCAAG AGGAGCGCTGCGTGGAGTCGCTGGATCCCGGGCCCTGTCGGCAGTACGTGGTGAAGTGGTACTACGATCCCAAGGTCAACTTGTGCAGCCGGTTTTGGTACGGAGGCTGCCATGGCAACCGGAACCGGTTTGACACAGAGACGAGTTGCCGGAAATCCTGCGAGACAGGTTAA
- the c1galt1b gene encoding glycoprotein-N-acetylgalactosamine 3-beta-galactosyltransferase 1, with the protein MPHTFLLSGAVIGFVLCHLFVKSIFELSGVSRQFIKAEQRFPLELNISSWKTDEVAKQLFSKVRVLCWIMTQPQNLQKKTQHVRASWARHCNTVLYVSSETTDFPTVGLNVSEGRHNLYWKTIRAFQYIHTHHLHDAEWFLKADDDTFVVMENLRHLLCQYDPEKPVYLGHKFRVFIQQGYMSGGAGYVLSRAALQRFVQGFRSGQCQHFSSLEDMAMGKCMETMKVRAGDSRDEKERETFNPFPPTSHLLPPDNGKQSWGYSYYPTKKGPGCCSDYAISFHYISPIEMYVLQYYTYYLRAFGYKHRFNPVVSSNCTLKS; encoded by the exons ATGCCCCACACGTTTCTCCTTTCTGGAGCAGTAATCGGTTTTGTGCTTTGTCACCTTTTTGTAAAGTCCATCTTCGAACTATCTGGAGTGTCACGTCAGTTTATTAAAGCTGAGCAGCGTTTTCCCCTGGAGCTTAACATATCATCTTGGAAAACAG ACGAGGTGGCGAAGCAGCTGTTTTCGAAGGTGCGCGTGTTGTGCTGGATCATGACACAACCCCAGAACCTACAGAAGAAAACCCAGCATGTCCGTGCCTCCTGGGCCCGCCACTGCAACACGGTGCTCTACGTCAGCTCCGAAACCACCGACTTCCCCACTGTGGGGCTTAACGTGTCAGAGGGTCGTCACAATCTCTACTGGAAGACCATCCGGGCGTTCCAGTATATCCACACCCATCACCTGCATGACGCCGAGTGGTTCCTCAAAGCTGACGACGATACGTTCGTGGTGATGGAGAACCTGCGTCACCTACTGTGCCAGTACGACCCCGAGAAGCCCGTCTACCTCGGGCACAAGTTCCGGGTGTTTATCCAGCAGGGCTACATGAGCGGCGGTGCTGGGTATGTGCTCAGTCGAGCGGCGCTACAGAGGTTCGTCCAAGGCTTCCGCTCGGGCCAGTGCCAGCACTTCTCCTCGCTGGAGGACATGGCCATGGGGAAGTGCATGGAGACCATGAAGGTCAGGGCGGGCGATTCAAGAgacgagaaggagagggagacgtTTAATCCCTTCCCTCCGACCAGTCACCTCCTCCCGCCTGACAACGGAAAGCAGTCCTGGGGCTACAGTTACTACCCTACAAAAAAA GGTCCAGGATGCTGTTCAGATTATGCAATATCTTTTCATTATATCAGTCCGATAGAGATGTATGTGTTGCAGTACTACACCTATTACTTGCGTGCGTTTGGATACAAACACAGGTTCAACCCAGTTGTCTCATCAAACTGTACCCTGAAGTCCTGA
- the LOC143519176 gene encoding uncharacterized protein LOC143519176, with amino-acid sequence MANVCLKRLPLYGMLCCFATVVQATLSNAKLRSVSDECANNAKGKSNLPGLAGFEPGDLAQDFRVKTLSGEFVYPLERNPNASVIIHAFTNKSAFLECLWTSNTSLSDLVTYLPVSAEVLVLSLDDSAHLDAVWMREQVYRAATFRGKEILSRLHFSPIPVYALGNWIPRVLYSWGCGGHNCGLAQVAFTSPEWTVPLVAKRLTARYDWLKGRWEPKSYSLADAGDGCEPRTAVAGAVAWVSEHGCSFYTKIKTMADSKAVGVLVYASPGNPIQDMNCKEEECETTLNIPAAMIHIQPAVVQALLMQKQVNVSFQVTPSPNFFIAINQQGALAEMGWFLYPSFRFLSWQAEWFDFAEDLAGRLERPAAVVSVLDDVLMQGKAGAQATVQLPTALQDYDTLELDAALSCPGRRDETCAHWDHTVQLLVCCDRFGPYCGLELGRWITAFRRGTGRWLTDVSPLLPLLSNDRCALTMKTVPWAMPWMASLNLRFSHSNRSGNSSETLYPFMLTPLYNGGTFDRDYNTRFQEIKFTIPVSAKKVELYAVITGHGSDENGCGEFCITSHYFLVNNMYNNSQTFESAGSALGCALRVGEGAVPNEHGTWLYGRGGWCDGLQVNPWRIDITPQLDMGGSNTILYFGLYDGRNPNPTKDPGYIIMYSYLVFYK; translated from the exons ATGGCCAATGTTTGTTTAAAACGACTGCCACTTTATGGCATGCTTTGTTGTTTTGCGACTGTTGTGCAGGCGACGTTGTCAAACGCGAAACTGCGCAGCGTGTCGGACGAGTGCGCAAATAACGCGAAAGGCAAATCGAACCTGCCCGGACTGGCGGGGTTTGAACCAGGGGACCTCGCCCAAGATTTCAGAGTGAAAACACTAAGTGGCGAGTTTGTCTATCCGCTTGAGAGAAACCCAAACGCCTCCGTGATTATTCACGCGTTCACGAACAAGTCCGCGTTCTTGGAGTGTCTGTGGACGTCCAACACGTCCCTCTCGGACTTGGTCACGTATTTGCCCGTGAGCGCTGAAGTTCTGGTTCTGTCTCTGGACGACTCCGCTCATCTCGATGCGGTTTGGATGAGGGAGCAGGTCTACCGCGCCGCCACATTCAG GGGGAAAGAAATTTTGTCCAGACTTCATTTTTCTCCCATTCCCGTCTACGCGCTGGGGAACTGGATCCCGAGAGTGCTGTACTCGTGGGGATGCGGTGGACACAACTGTGGCCTTGCCCAAGTGGCCTTCACCTCGCCGG AGTGGACGGTGCCCTTGGTGGCGAAACGCCTGACCGCCAGGTATGACTGGTTGAAGGGCCGCTGGGAGCCAAAGTCATACAGTCTGGCCGACGCGGGGGACGGTTGTGAGCCCCGAACCGCGGTAGCTGGTGCGGTTGCCTGGGTTTCTGAGCACGGTTGCTCTTTCTACACAAAA ATTAAAACTATGGCTGACTCCAAAGCTGTTGGAGTGCTGGTTTATGCCTCACCTGGCAACCCCATTCAGGATATGAATTGTAAGGAGGAGGAATGTGAGACCACCCTCAACATTCCAGCTGCTATGATTCACATTCAACCTGCTGTAGTGCAGGCCCTGCT AATGCAGAAACAAGTGAATGTGTCATTTCAGGTCACTCCATCACCAAACTTCTTCATTGCAAtcaaccagcagggggcgctggcAGAAATGGGCTGGTTCCTTTATCCCAGTTTCAGATTTCTTTCTTGGCAGGCTGAGTG GTTTGACTTTGCGGAGGACTTGGCGGGTCGCCTTGAGCGTCCGGCGGCTGTGGTGTCCGTGCTGGACGACGTGCTGATGCAAGGGAAGGCTGGGGCCCAGGCAACGGTCCAGCTCCCCACAG CCCTGCAGGACTACGACACGCTGGAGCTAGACGCGGCGCTGTCCTGTCCCGGCCGGCGGGACGAGACGTGCGCCCACTGGGACCACACCGTGCAGCTGCTCGTCTGCTGTGACCGCTTTGGCCCCTACTGTGGCCTCGAGCTGGGTCGCTGGATCACTGCCTTCCGCAG GGGGACGGGGCGCTGGCTGACAGATGTGTCACCACTCCTACCGTTGCTGAGCAACGATCGATGTGCCTTGACGATGAAGACTGTTCCCTGGGCAATGCCCTGGATGGCGTCCCTGAATCTACGCTTCAGCCATAGCAACCGTTCAG GAAACTCCTCAGAGACGCTTTACCCATTCATGTTGACCCCTCTGTACAACGGTGGAACCTTTGACAGAGACTACAACACGAGGTTCCAGGAGATCAAATTCACTATTCCAGTTTCAGCTAAGAAG GTGGAGCTGTACGCTGTTATTACGGGTCATGGAAGTGATGAGAATGGGTGTGGCGAATTCTGCATAACATCACATTACTTCCTCGTCAACAATATGTACAACAATTCTCAAACATTTGAATCAGCTG ggtCGGCCCTGGGCTGTGCCCTGCGTGTGGGTGAAGGGGCCGTGCCCAACGAGCATGGCACGTGGCTGTACGGCCGTGGGGGCTGGTGTGACGGCCTGCAGGTCAACCCGTGGAGGATTGACATCACACCACAG TTGGACATGGGCGGGTCCAATACCATCCTCTACTTCGGACTCTATGATGGACGCAACCCTAATCCAACCAAGGATCCTGGGTACATTATTATGTACTCCTACcttgtgttttataagtga